TCCCGAGGCGAACGCTCATGGGGGTTCTCCGCAACAGGTTTCAAGGGGCTCGCCAGGACGGCGGGCCGGTTGGATGAGGCGCTCAGGGTGGCGCCGCCATTGATCGCGGTCAAGGAAAAAACCTCCCGTAAAAGGGGAGGAATCGCAGATGCGGATGGCGTGTAGCCGACGTCTGGAGACTGTGCTAAAAAGGCCCGACGATTGGGCCGGAGCCCGTCGTTTTCAGGGCCTCAGGCACACATATAAAGCAGAAGAACGACTCACCGAGGCGATGGTAGGGCGAACATGGAACAGCATTCCGAGGGTTTGAAGGTCATGGTGATCGACGATTCGAAAACGATTCGTCGCACCGCCGAGACTCTGCTGAAAAAGGTGGGTTGCGAAGTCATCACCGCGGTGGATGGTTTCGATGCCCTGGCCAAGATCGCCGACTCCCACCCGAACATCATCTTCGTCGACATCATGATGCCCCGCCTGGACGGCTACCAGACCTGTGCCCTGATCAAGAACAACAGCGCTTTCAAGTCCACCCCGGTGATCATGCTGTCCTCCAAGGACGGCCTGTTCGACAAGGCCAAGGGTCGCATCGTCGGTTCCGACCAGTACCTCACCAAGCCATTCAGCAAGGAAGAGCTGCTCGGCGCGATCAAGACTCACGTCCCCGATTTCACCCCGGTGGAGCAAGCCTCCTGAAGTCCGGCCTGATGGCCGGTGAAGCCTTTCCGAATGGGGAACCCAATGGCTCGTATTCTGATTGTTGATGACTCGCCGACCGAAATGTACAAACTGACCGCCATGCTGGAGAAGCACGGTCATCAGGTACTCAAGGCCGAGAACGGCGCCGACGGCGTGGCCCTGGCCCGCCAGGAGAAGCCCGACGCCGTCCTCATGGACATCGTCATGCCCGGCCTCAACGGTTTCCAGGCGACCCGTCAACTGACCAAGGACGCCGAGACCAGCCATATTCCGGTGATCATCGTCACCACCAAGGATCAGGAAACCGACAAGGTCTGGGGCAAGCGCCAGGGCGCCAAGGACTACCTGACCAAGCCCATCGACGAAGACACCCTGATCAAGACCCTGAACACGGTACTGGCCGGCTGACACCTGCGCCGGTCCCCCGAAGCATAACGATTAGAAACAGGCCAAGGCCGGTCACCCAATGTCGGAATCCCGGACACCCTTCCAGCTCCTCCTCGAGATCGACCAGCGCTGCCGTGCGCTGGCCGCGGGCCTGCCCGCGCAGCAGCAGGTGGTGCGCAGCTGGAGCGGCATTGGTTTCCGCATGGGCGAGCGACACTTCGTGGCGCCCATGGGCGAGGTCAGCGAGGTGCTCCACGAGCCCCGCTACACCTCGCTGCCTGGCGTGAAGAGCTGGGTCCGGGGCGTGGCCAACGTGCGTGGCCGCCTGCTGCCGATCATGGACCTGTGCGGTTTCTTCGGCGGCGAGCTGTCGCCCCTGCGCAAGCAGCGCCGGGTGCTGGTGGTGGACCACCAGGAGATCTTCGCCGGCCTGATCGTCGACGAGGTCTTCGGCATGCAGCATTTCCTGGTGGATGCCTTCAGCGAGGAGCGACCTCTCCTGGAGGCCAGCATCCAGCCCTTCATCCACGGTGTGTTCCATCGCGAGCGGCCCTGGCTGGTGTTCAGCCCTCACGTGCTGGCCCGGCACCAGGCCTTCCTCGAGGTAGCGGTCTAGTTCCACGCGCGGCGCATGGCGCCTCGCGCGGCCCACGGGACGGAGTGCCCGGGGGCCCAGGCTTCAAGGTTGGGCCGGCGCTGCCGGCCCTTTGGCGTTACATGGGAAACCAGTGGTTGGTCCAGGCGGGGGCCCGATAATGAAAAGACTCAACGCAGGCAATCTTCTTTCCGGGGTGCGCAGCACGTCGCTGATCGCGGGACTCTTCGTGGTCCTGATCATCGCCATCG
This genomic window from Pseudomonas furukawaii contains:
- the pilG gene encoding twitching motility response regulator PilG gives rise to the protein MEQHSEGLKVMVIDDSKTIRRTAETLLKKVGCEVITAVDGFDALAKIADSHPNIIFVDIMMPRLDGYQTCALIKNNSAFKSTPVIMLSSKDGLFDKAKGRIVGSDQYLTKPFSKEELLGAIKTHVPDFTPVEQAS
- the pilH gene encoding twitching motility response regulator PilH gives rise to the protein MARILIVDDSPTEMYKLTAMLEKHGHQVLKAENGADGVALARQEKPDAVLMDIVMPGLNGFQATRQLTKDAETSHIPVIIVTTKDQETDKVWGKRQGAKDYLTKPIDEDTLIKTLNTVLAG
- a CDS encoding chemotaxis protein CheW; translation: MSESRTPFQLLLEIDQRCRALAAGLPAQQQVVRSWSGIGFRMGERHFVAPMGEVSEVLHEPRYTSLPGVKSWVRGVANVRGRLLPIMDLCGFFGGELSPLRKQRRVLVVDHQEIFAGLIVDEVFGMQHFLVDAFSEERPLLEASIQPFIHGVFHRERPWLVFSPHVLARHQAFLEVAV